Proteins encoded by one window of Lates calcarifer isolate ASB-BC8 linkage group LG7_1, TLL_Latcal_v3, whole genome shotgun sequence:
- the LOC108887489 gene encoding uncharacterized protein LOC108887489 isoform X10, whose translation MTPLLLIFTFVYHFEGICEGRNNLYHRPGHDVTLPCGSGSSPHTCSGITWIFNTEQFSTITEVKNGVIQSSDRAARLRLNTDCSLLINNITAEDAGLYVCRQSGQSDARVYLNILTVSQSSHRDDEATLKCSLWRYKELSPCKKKSILWLDETGTKLVGEGDGYNVIQTKCVSVLTVKSQRGSNRRYTCQIVDEDNKVQIQADYTPVFTGGTDHLYIIIGSVVGVVVVVVVITAVLIKCRRRATATEGVQKATHTPDEAESSLTYVTVNHDHQRAPPKKKVKEENVTYSTIKTQEK comes from the exons GTATCTGTGAAGGACGCAACAATCTCTATCACAGACCTGGACATGATGTTACTCTGCCCTGTGGCAGTGGATCATCACCTCACACATGCTCCGGCATCACCTGGATATTCAACACAGAACAGTTTTCAACAATAACTGAGGTCAAGAATGGAGTTATTCAGAGCTCAGATCGAGCTGCCAGGCTGAGACTGAACACTGACTGCTCTCTGCTCATCAACAACATCACTGCTGAAGATGCTGGTCTGTACGTCTGTCGACAGAGTGGTCAGAGTGACGCTCGTGTTTATCTAAATATTCTGACTG tctctcagtcttCACATAGAGATGATGAGGCGACATTGAAATGCTCCCTGTGGAGATACAAAGAGCTGAGTCcttgtaaaaagaaaagtatcCTCTGGCTGGATGAGACAGGAACTAAGCTGGTTGGTGAAGGTGACGGGTACAATGTCATACAGACGAAATGTGTCTCTGTTCTGACTGTGAAGAGTCAGCGTGGCTCCAACAGAAGATACACCTGCCAGATTGTTGATGAGGATAACAAGGTTCAGATACAGGCTGACTACACACCTGTCTTCACAGGTGGAACAG ATCATCTCTACATCATCATCGGTTCTGTGGtcggggtggtggtggtggtggtcgtCATCACTGCTGTTCTCATCAAATGCAGGAGAAGAGCCACAGCGACAGAAG GTGTTCAAAAAGCAACTCATACCCCT GATGAGGCGGAGAGCAGTCTGACCTACGTCACTGTTAACCATGATCATCAAAGGGCCCCTCCTAAGAAAAAG gTCAAAGAGGAGAATGTGACTTATTCTACAATCAAGACTCAGGAGAAGTAG
- the LOC108887475 gene encoding cytochrome P450 2K1 isoform X1, with protein sequence MGIFDVFLETSSSLSMLGALVVLLLIYLVFSSSLSFQNDGNEPPGPRPLPVLGNLLQLDLKRPYSTLLKLSKKYGSVFTIYLGPKKVVVLAGYKTVKEALVNYGEEFGDRDPMFIMAEVSQGHGVLWSNGDSWKEMRRFALTNLRDYGMGKKACEDKIIEESHYLTDVFKKFKGEAFDTTQPVNYAVSNIICSMVYGSRFEYDDPKFTSLVDRTNKNIQIVGSPSIQIYNLFPWIGRWVANRKEFHKLADANKKQNLELFRRLKETLNPHMCRGFVDAFLVRKQHAEKSEITNSHFHSENLLMTVIHLFGAGTDTTATTLRWALLFMTKYPTIQDQVQEELSRVIGSRQVQVEDRKNLPFTDAVIHETQRLANILPMALPHKTSKDVTFQGHFIKKGTTVYPLLTSVLYDESEWERPHSFYPAHFLDKDGKFVKRDAFMPFSAGRRVCLGESLARMELFIFFTTLLQHFRFSPPPGVSEDELDPTPRVGFTLNPSPHKLCAVSHM encoded by the exons ATGGGGATATTCGATGTATTTCTCGAGACCTCCAGTTCTCTCTCCATGTTGGGGGCTCTGGTGGTCCTGCTGCTCATCTACCTTGTCTTCTCCTCCAGCCTCAGCTTCCAGAATGATGGGAATGAACCTCCAGGACCTAGACCACTTCCTGTGCTTGGTAACCTGTTGCAGCTGGACCTCAAGAGACCCTACAGCACATTACTGAAG TTATCAAAGAAGTATGGATCAGTGTTCACCATCTATTTGGGACCAAAGAAAGTGGTGGTCCTGGCAGGATACAAGACAGTGAAGGAGGCACTTGTCAACTATGGTGAAGAGTTTGGAGACAGAGACCCGATGTTTATTATGGCAGAAGTTAGTCAAGGACACg GTGTTTTATGGTCCAATGGGGATTCTTGGAAAGAAATGAGGCGCTTTGCTTTGACCAACCTGAGGGATTATGGGATGGGTAAAAAAGCGTGTGAGGACAAAATCATTGAGGAGAGTCACTACctcactgatgtgtttaagAAATTCAAAG GAGAAGCCTTTGATACAACCCAACCAGTGAACTATGCAGTCTCTAATATTATCTGCTCCATGGTCTATGGCAGTAGATTTGAATATGATGATCCAAAGTTTACATCTCTGGTAGATcgaacaaacaaaaacatccaaatTGTGGGCTCTCCATCAATACAG atataCAACCTGTTCCCGTGGATCGGTAGATGGGTCGCTAACAGGAAGGAATTCCACAAACTGGCTGATGCCAATAAGAAACAGAACTTAGAGCTGTTCAGACGTCTGAAAGAGACCCTCAATCCACACATGTGCAGAGGATTTGTGGACGCCTTTCTGGTCCGAAAGCAACATGCGGAG AAATCTGAGATTACCAACAGTCACTTCCATAGTGAGAACCTTCTGATGACAGTTATTCATTTGTTTGGTGCTGGCACTGATACAACTGCCACTACACTCAGATGGGCACTCCTGTTTATGACTAAATATCCAACAATACAAG accaggtccaggaggagctgagcagGGTGATAGGAAGTCGTCAGGTGCAGGTTGAAGACAGGAAGAACCTGCCCTTCACTGATGCTGTCATCCATGAGACACAGAGACTGGCCAACATCCTCCCCATGGCCCTGCCTCATAAAACGAGCAAAGACGTCACCTTCCAGGGTCACTTCATTAAGAAG GGGACCACAGTGTATCCTCTCCTGACCTCTGTCCTGTACGATGAGAGTGAGTGGGAGAGACCTCACTCCTTTTATCCTGCTCACTTCCTGGACAAAGATGGAAAGTTTGTCAAGCGAGACGCCTTCATGCCTTTCTCTGCAG GTCGCAGGGTTTGTCTCGGAGAGAGTCTGGCCAGGATGGagctcttcatcttcttcacCACCCTCCTGCAGCACTTTcgtttctctcctccacctggagTTTCAGAGGATGAACTGGATCCGACTCCACGTGTGGGCTTCACCCTCAACCCTTCACCTCATAAACTGTGTGCTGTCTCTCATATGTGA
- the LOC108887489 gene encoding uncharacterized protein LOC108887489 isoform X9 yields the protein MARLEFIFFFVLQFEGICEGRNNLYHRPGHDVTLPCGSGSSPHTCSGITWIFNTEQFSTITEVKNGVIQSSDRAARLRLNTDCSLLINNITAEDAGLYVCRQSGQSDARVYLNILTVSQSSHRDDEATLKCSLWRYKELSPCKKKSILWLDETGTKLVGEGDGYNVIQTKCVSVLTVKSQRGSNRRYTCQIVDEDNKVQIQADYTPVFTGGTDHLYIIIGSVVGVVVVVVVITAVLIKCRRRATATEGVQKATHTPDEAESSLTYVTVNHDHQRAPPKKKVKEENVTYSTIKTQEK from the exons atGGCTCGACTGgaattcatctttttttttgtgcttcagTTTGAAG GTATCTGTGAAGGACGCAACAATCTCTATCACAGACCTGGACATGATGTTACTCTGCCCTGTGGCAGTGGATCATCACCTCACACATGCTCCGGCATCACCTGGATATTCAACACAGAACAGTTTTCAACAATAACTGAGGTCAAGAATGGAGTTATTCAGAGCTCAGATCGAGCTGCCAGGCTGAGACTGAACACTGACTGCTCTCTGCTCATCAACAACATCACTGCTGAAGATGCTGGTCTGTACGTCTGTCGACAGAGTGGTCAGAGTGACGCTCGTGTTTATCTAAATATTCTGACTG tctctcagtcttCACATAGAGATGATGAGGCGACATTGAAATGCTCCCTGTGGAGATACAAAGAGCTGAGTCcttgtaaaaagaaaagtatcCTCTGGCTGGATGAGACAGGAACTAAGCTGGTTGGTGAAGGTGACGGGTACAATGTCATACAGACGAAATGTGTCTCTGTTCTGACTGTGAAGAGTCAGCGTGGCTCCAACAGAAGATACACCTGCCAGATTGTTGATGAGGATAACAAGGTTCAGATACAGGCTGACTACACACCTGTCTTCACAGGTGGAACAG ATCATCTCTACATCATCATCGGTTCTGTGGtcggggtggtggtggtggtggtcgtCATCACTGCTGTTCTCATCAAATGCAGGAGAAGAGCCACAGCGACAGAAG GTGTTCAAAAAGCAACTCATACCCCT GATGAGGCGGAGAGCAGTCTGACCTACGTCACTGTTAACCATGATCATCAAAGGGCCCCTCCTAAGAAAAAG gTCAAAGAGGAGAATGTGACTTATTCTACAATCAAGACTCAGGAGAAGTAG
- the LOC108887476 gene encoding cytochrome P450 2K1: MGILDILPQTSSSVSVLGALVVLLLVYLISSFSFSSQEDKNEPPGPRPLPLLGNLLQLDLKKPYNTLLKFSKKYGPVFTVYLGPKKVVVLAGYKTVKEALVNYGEEFGDRDPMLIMVEVSQGHGVLWSNGDSWKEMRRFALTNLRDYGMGKKACEDKIIEESHYLTDVFKKFKGEAFDTTQPVNYAVSNIICSMVYGSRFEYDDPEFTSLVDRTNRNAQIVGSPSIQIYNLFPWIGRWIANWETFHKVADANKKQNLELFRRLKETLNPHMCRGFVDAFLVRKEQLEKSEITNSHFHSENLLMTVIHLFGAGTDTTATTLRWALLFMTKYPTIQDQVQEELSRVIGSRQVQVEDRKNLPFTDAVIHETQRLANILPMALPHKTTQDVTFQGHFIKKGTTVYPLLTSVLYDESEWERPHSFYPAHFLDKDGKFVKRDAFMPFSAGRRVCLGESLARMELFIFFTTLLQHFRFSPPPGVSEDELDLTPRMGLSLNPAPHKLCAVSLM, from the exons ATGGGAATACTTGACATTTTACCTCAGACCTCCAGCTCTGTCTCCGTGTTGGGGGCTCTGGTGGTTCTGCTGCTCGTCTatctcatctcctccttcagcttcAGCTCTCAGGAAGACAAGAATGAACCTCCAGGACCCAGACCGCTTCCTCTGCTTGGtaacctgctgcagctggaccTCAAGAAACCCTACAACACATTACTGAAG TTTTCCAAGAAATATGGACCAGTGTTCACCGTCTACTTGGGACCCAAGAAAGTGGTGGTCTTGGCAGGATACAAGACAGTGAAGGAGGCACTTGTCAACTATGGTGAAGAGTTTGGAGACAGAGACCCGATGCTAATTATGGTAGAAGTTAGTCAAGGACACG GTGTTTTATGGTCCAATGGGGATTCTTGGAAAGAAATGAGGCGCTTTGCTTTAACAAACCTGAGGGATTATGGGATGGGTAAAAAGGCATGTGAGGACAAAATCATTGAGGAGAGTCACTACctcactgatgtgtttaagAAATTCAAAG GAGAAGCCTTTGATACAACCCAACCAGTGAACTATGCAGTCTCTAATATTATCTGCTCTATGGTCTATGGCAGCAGATTTGAATATGATGATCCAGAGTTTACATCTCTGGTAGATCGAACAAACAGGAACGCTCAAATTGTGGGCTCTCCATCAATACAG ATATACAACCTGTTCCCGTGGATCGGTAGATGGATCGCTAACTGGGAGACATTCCACAAAGTGGCTGACGCCAATAAGAAACAGAACTTAGAGCTGTTCAGACGTCTGAAAGAGACCCTCAATCCACACATGTGCAGAGGATTTGTGGACGCCTTTCTGGTCCGAAAGGAACAACTGGAG AAGTCTGAGATTACCAACAGTCACTTCCATAGTGAGAACCTTCTAATGACAGTTATTCATTTGTTTGGTGCTGGCACTGATACAACTGCCACTACACTCAGATGGGCACTCCTGTTTATGACTAAATATCCAACAATACAAG ACCAGGTCCAAGAGGAGCTGAGCAGGGTGATAGGAAGTCGTCAGGTGCAGGTTGAAGACAGGAAGAACCTGCCTTTCACTGATGCTGTCATCCATGAGACACAGAGACTGGCCAACATCCTCCCCATGGCCCTGCCTCATAAAACAACCCAAGACGTCACCTTCCAGGGTCACTTCATTAAGAAG GGGACCACAGTGTATCCTCTCCTGACCTCTGTCCTGTACGATGAGAGTGAGTGGGAGAGACCTCACTCCTTTTATCCTGCTCACTTCCTGGACAAAGATGGAAAGTTTGTCAAGCGAGACGCCTTCATGCCTTTTTCTGCAG GTCGCAGGGTTTGTCTCGGAGAGAGTCTGGCCAGGATGGagctcttcatcttcttcacCACCCTCCTGCAGCACTTTcgtttctctcctccacctggagTTTCAGAGGATGAACTGGATCTGACTCCACGTATGGGCCTCTCACTCAACCCTGCGCCTCATAAACTTTGTGCTGTTTCCCTAATGTGA
- the LOC108887489 gene encoding uncharacterized protein LOC108887489 isoform X6 has product MTPLLLIFTFVYHFEAGICEGRNNLYHRPGHDVTLPCGSGSSPHTCSGITWIFNTEQFSTITEVKNGVIQSSDRAARLRLNTDCSLLINNITAEDAGLYVCRQSGQSDARVYLNILTVSQSSHRDDEATLKCSLWRYKELSPCKKKSILWLDETGTKLVGEGDGYNVIQTKCVSVLTVKSQRGSNRRYTCQIVDEDNKVQIQADYTPVFTGGTDHLYIIIGSVVGVVVVVVVITAVLIKCRRRATATEGVQKATHTPDEAESSLTYVTVNHDHQRAPPKKKVKEENVTYSTIKTQEK; this is encoded by the exons CAGGTATCTGTGAAGGACGCAACAATCTCTATCACAGACCTGGACATGATGTTACTCTGCCCTGTGGCAGTGGATCATCACCTCACACATGCTCCGGCATCACCTGGATATTCAACACAGAACAGTTTTCAACAATAACTGAGGTCAAGAATGGAGTTATTCAGAGCTCAGATCGAGCTGCCAGGCTGAGACTGAACACTGACTGCTCTCTGCTCATCAACAACATCACTGCTGAAGATGCTGGTCTGTACGTCTGTCGACAGAGTGGTCAGAGTGACGCTCGTGTTTATCTAAATATTCTGACTG tctctcagtcttCACATAGAGATGATGAGGCGACATTGAAATGCTCCCTGTGGAGATACAAAGAGCTGAGTCcttgtaaaaagaaaagtatcCTCTGGCTGGATGAGACAGGAACTAAGCTGGTTGGTGAAGGTGACGGGTACAATGTCATACAGACGAAATGTGTCTCTGTTCTGACTGTGAAGAGTCAGCGTGGCTCCAACAGAAGATACACCTGCCAGATTGTTGATGAGGATAACAAGGTTCAGATACAGGCTGACTACACACCTGTCTTCACAGGTGGAACAG ATCATCTCTACATCATCATCGGTTCTGTGGtcggggtggtggtggtggtggtcgtCATCACTGCTGTTCTCATCAAATGCAGGAGAAGAGCCACAGCGACAGAAG GTGTTCAAAAAGCAACTCATACCCCT GATGAGGCGGAGAGCAGTCTGACCTACGTCACTGTTAACCATGATCATCAAAGGGCCCCTCCTAAGAAAAAG gTCAAAGAGGAGAATGTGACTTATTCTACAATCAAGACTCAGGAGAAGTAG
- the LOC108887489 gene encoding uncharacterized protein LOC108887489 isoform X5 has protein sequence MARLEFIFFFVLQFEAGICEGRNNLYHRPGHDVTLPCGSGSSPHTCSGITWIFNTEQFSTITEVKNGVIQSSDRAARLRLNTDCSLLINNITAEDAGLYVCRQSGQSDARVYLNILTVSQSSHRDDEATLKCSLWRYKELSPCKKKSILWLDETGTKLVGEGDGYNVIQTKCVSVLTVKSQRGSNRRYTCQIVDEDNKVQIQADYTPVFTGGTDHLYIIIGSVVGVVVVVVVITAVLIKCRRRATATEGVQKATHTPDEAESSLTYVTVNHDHQRAPPKKKVKEENVTYSTIKTQEK, from the exons atGGCTCGACTGgaattcatctttttttttgtgcttcagTTTGAAG CAGGTATCTGTGAAGGACGCAACAATCTCTATCACAGACCTGGACATGATGTTACTCTGCCCTGTGGCAGTGGATCATCACCTCACACATGCTCCGGCATCACCTGGATATTCAACACAGAACAGTTTTCAACAATAACTGAGGTCAAGAATGGAGTTATTCAGAGCTCAGATCGAGCTGCCAGGCTGAGACTGAACACTGACTGCTCTCTGCTCATCAACAACATCACTGCTGAAGATGCTGGTCTGTACGTCTGTCGACAGAGTGGTCAGAGTGACGCTCGTGTTTATCTAAATATTCTGACTG tctctcagtcttCACATAGAGATGATGAGGCGACATTGAAATGCTCCCTGTGGAGATACAAAGAGCTGAGTCcttgtaaaaagaaaagtatcCTCTGGCTGGATGAGACAGGAACTAAGCTGGTTGGTGAAGGTGACGGGTACAATGTCATACAGACGAAATGTGTCTCTGTTCTGACTGTGAAGAGTCAGCGTGGCTCCAACAGAAGATACACCTGCCAGATTGTTGATGAGGATAACAAGGTTCAGATACAGGCTGACTACACACCTGTCTTCACAGGTGGAACAG ATCATCTCTACATCATCATCGGTTCTGTGGtcggggtggtggtggtggtggtcgtCATCACTGCTGTTCTCATCAAATGCAGGAGAAGAGCCACAGCGACAGAAG GTGTTCAAAAAGCAACTCATACCCCT GATGAGGCGGAGAGCAGTCTGACCTACGTCACTGTTAACCATGATCATCAAAGGGCCCCTCCTAAGAAAAAG gTCAAAGAGGAGAATGTGACTTATTCTACAATCAAGACTCAGGAGAAGTAG